The sequence AATGAGTACCCACAGTCAGCAAGAGGGTTTTGTAGAACTTCAAATCGGCACGACTGATGCCGCCCTGCAAACCCCGCTTATAGAATCGGAAGAAAAAAAAGAAGAAGGCGGCTCGGAAAACAATATAGCAATTAAGGTAGAGAGTAAAGGTTCGGCCGCACATTCTTTTTCAGATAATTTGACAATCGTATCCGGTTTAAAAGTCGGCGGCTTAGATGTTTTGGCCTCGGGCGAGCTATTAGAAATCAACGCGAGGGCTGAAATTCTTATTATCTTGACTTTAACAGAAAATTTAATGATTAACGGCCCACAGAAAACGATGAAAATAACACGGGTGGGTATGAGTGAGCCGGTCAGAATTAGATCACCGGGTTACATCGGGCGCGACGATATATTCTCAAGCACGGAGTCCATCTTAATAACGGTCCGTTCTAAAATTTCTTTAACAGAAATTATGGACGAGGCCCGTTATTCACTCACCACCGAGCAGGTCGGGAATACCGTATTGCTAGAATGGACGGTGAGTTAATATGGCAGAACTGGTTGCATTAATAGATATAAGCGGGGTAGGTACTCAAACAGAAAATTTTGATTTACCCGGACCCGGCGATCTGACGATAAATTATGAGTTCGAGGATGGTCCCGGGGGCAACTCTGCCAGGGCTTTTTTAACCCACGAAAACGATGGGGAAATCTGGGCGGAGGGCGACGATGATATATCGGGAACGGATGAATTAACCGGCGTGTCAGCCGGGGGTTATACGCTTGAGGCGGAGTCCGATCATGGCCGTACGAGCGCTTTTGTCGAGATACATTATGAGGCGGGCGAAGTGCCGCCGGAACATTTCGAGGAAATACTCGACATATCAAGCGTTAACGAGGCGAGCTTAGAAGATGATTTTGAGGCGGCCCCGGAACATTATACAGAAGAACTATCAGTCGGCGCTGGTTCGTATATAGAGATTGAAGATCTTTTTCAAAAAGCTCCAGAAAATTATACGGAAAAACTTACTGTCGGCAATACCGCGGATATAAAAGTTGCGGAAGAATACAAAATTGGCGAATTTATTTTGGCAGGCGCTGTTGGTTCAATCGAATTTATAGACGACGCGCATTACAGCAGCGTATTATTCGCCGGCGCCCGATTATATATTGACCTCGAAGAAAAGGCGGTGTCTAATTATGCGGTCTGGCGTCGGGTCGAAGGCGGCGAATGGGAAATAATAGGTTTAACCGCTGAAATCGAGTTCGTAGATGAAAATGTAGGAGAAAAAAGTTACGAATACCGAATAAAGCGCGATAATAACAGATCTAATATATCGAAAATTACAGTAACCGAAACCGAAGGCGAGAATTATGAGGAGTTTTTATCCGTCGGGGGCGGCATGAAAGTATTGCAGGCGGAAAGTTTAAAAGTAACGGACGGCCTTTTTATAATCCAGGCAGCCCAGGTAGATCTTGCTGATATATTATCAGCCGGTGAAATACTGGAAGTTACAGCCGGGGTTGAAATAGATAAGTTTGTTAAGTTAACTTTGCGAGAAATTTTGAATATCGGTCTTTCCGGTGATGTATCTTCGCCAACTTATAAAAGTGCGCTGGAAGTTTTACGTTCTGGAGCGAACGGGCGGGTTGTTTTCGATGATAATATCGTATTGGCTACAATGGAAGAAATTTTATTTGTTGGGGGCAGCGTTAAGGTATCGCGAGAGGAAAATTTAAAAGTAACGGACGAGCTTTTTATAAACCAGACAGCCCGGGCGGATCTTTCCGGTATATTATCCGGGAAAGAAATCGTCGAGATAGAAGGCTTAATAAAAACGGCAGAGCTAAGCCGGGCGGGTATGAGTTCGCGAGTTTTGATAAAAGGATCTGCGGCCAGCGGACTTTCCGATATATTATCAGCCGGCGAGGTGTTGGAAGTTACAGCCGGGGTTGGAATAGATAAGTTTGTTAAGTTAACTTCGCGAGAGGTTTTGAATGTCGGCGGCTCCCAGGAAGTAATAAAAATAACACAGGTGGGTATGAAAGAGCCGGTTAAGATTAGATCACCCGGTCGGGCAGATTTACATGAGGCCCTTTTAACTTTTGAAGGGTTAAATATAAGCGTTTTGGGCGATATCGAGGTCAAATCGGCAAAATCATCGGCCGTTATCGTCGAAGTTTCGCACGGGGCCGGGGTACTGGTAAGCTCAACGCGATATACGGCGGACGCTTTAACCGTCGGTTTGAAAACCGGGTTAAATATAACCGACAGGAAGGATATGGGCGAAGAAAGTTTAATTAAAGCGCCCGGGTCGGCCGGTTTGAAGGATAAAGCCGGAGAAGTGGATATTTTAAGCGTGGGAAATTCCCACAGTATAGATTTACACGAATTTATATCCAGCGCTCTATCGGAATCGCTTTTAGTGGAAGTAAAATCTAATATAAATATAGTGGATACGAAATCCGCCGGGGAAGGGTTGAAGGTTTTGGGTTCCGCGGTGGTATTCCAGCGGGATGATTTCAAATTATCCGAGATAATTAATATTGAAGATATAACAGCGGCGGCCTTAAAAGATTTGTCGGCTTTAAAAGATAAAATTTTGATAGACAGCTTATCCGGTGTAAGTTCAAAGGATTTCGCGGGTGCTGTGGAAAGACGCCCGGTAAGTTTTGATTTAAAAGTTGGTTTGGCAGACAAAAGAAAAGCGAACGAGGGAATAAAGGTCAGCGGGCCTGCGGCCATAAACTCGATTTCAAAAGTATCAGCGTTTGATTTAATAACCGCGGGGTCTGCTCTTAAAGTTGGCGCGAACGATACGGCCGCTTTTAAAGAGAAAATTATGGCCGAAGGATTAACCGGCGCGGATATAACAGATATTTTTATGAGGGCGATTTTGGAAGATCTGTTCATCGAGGCCGCCTTCGAAGGTGGAATAGCGGACAGGACATTATTGGCAGAAAGATTAGAAATAGCCGGGGCCTTTTTAGTAAGGCCGGCCGCCAGAATGTCTATGTTCGAATTAATGGGTGCCGGGCCGGTACTAAAACCGGGCTTAAAAGATACGGCCGCTTTTGGAGAAAATATATCGGTGCGCGGTTTAAACCGGGTTTTTCTATCCGACATTATAACCAGTTCTCTATTGGAAGAAATTATAATAGGGTCCGGGATAAAAGTTAATAGATCCGATATCATGACCGCGGGCGATAGTTTAGAAGTTAAAAGCCCGGGGCTTTTAGTATTTAATGACAGGAAAAGCGCGGGCGTAAGTTTAAATGTCGGGCAGAATATATCTATCAGCCTTGAAGATTTTATAAGAACGGCTATAGCTGAGCTTTTAAAGGTAAAAATGGGCCAAAAAGCTGGTATGGAAAGCGATATTGGTCTTTTCGAGGGTTTGAGCATAAATTGGCCCGCGAGGATCGCCTGTATCGACCGCAAATCAATGAAGTGTAGTCTTCTTATATCTAAAGGAGTTCAAAAAGCCTCAGTGGACGATATAAGGCGCGTACGGGAGGGGCTTAAAGCCGGTGTATCAATCGGGCCGGAAATTGCCGATATCCTGGGCTGGCATGAAAATATTGCCAGTAAAACGGGGATAAAGGTTAATTTAGACGCCTTTTACTTCATGATCGATAATTTAGAAGTGGTTAAGGTTAGCGGTCTGGATATCAAAGATATTTTGGCCGCCGGTGAAAGTCTGGAAACAGGCCAGCCGGTTAAAATTATTCTGGAAGGTATATTAACGGCTCCCTTCCTACCGGTAAGAATTGAACTGACGGTTAAAGAGCGCGGCCTGGATATGGAAGTTTACGAGCGCAAAACCGGGCTGGAAATAACCGAGCGCCCCGTCGTTACAGATCTATTCGAGCGCAAAACCGGGCTGGATATATTCGAGAGAATTGTGGAAGTTGAGGTGAGATAATGAAAACGGTTATAGAGGGCAACACGGTTTATATCAACACAGCTTTTTATGAACTTGACGGGGAGGAGCTGGTTATTCCGGAAAATGTCACGCTGAAAGTATACGACGGGCATGGCACTATTTTGGAGGAAAGAAAACTCACGGCCGGCGACGATCTAAAATTTGCCGCTGGCTTTAAGGTCCCGGAGTGCAGTAACCCTATCGTTATAGAAATCGAGGGGATAATAAACGGGTATGAAACCGTTGAACGCAAGGCGATTAAAGCGGTGAAGGTGAGGGATAGATGTGGAAATTGACGCTTACTTTGAAGATATGGAAAGACAGTTAGAAATTTTTGATCGGGCGGTCAAATCGGAGGAGAAGGCTTTAGAAAAGGCGCTGGAGTATATTGTCAGAGAGATAGTTAACTATGCTAAAAAGCACGGCCCCTGGACTGATAGGACTTCCAATCTGCGAAATAGCCTGGGCTGCAATATAAAACAAATCGGCGAAATAAAAAGCGGGACGAATGTTTCCCGGGCCATATCGCGTTTAAGAGCCAAACCCGTTATTGAAGTCGACGGGGACGATTATATCGGGGTAGTAAGCGCCGGTATGGAATACGCAATCCATGTAGAGTTAAAGTCCGGGTACTGGGTTTTACAGGGGGCTTTAGATCGGTTCGCACCGCTTATAGAAAAATATTTCAGCGAGTTCATGCATGTCGATAAGCTGGAGGACAAAGGCTTATTCGAGCAGTTTTTAGGAGATTAAACCCGCCCTCGCCGGGGAGAGATTCCCGCTTATATAGGAGGTTTTGTCATGGATTATAATTTGATTTTGTCGGCGGTACAGCATATTTTACTGACCGACGAGGAACTCGAAAATTTACTGGGGGAGGTCAGGGTGGTTAAAGGGCCGAGAAGGCCGGAAAGCTGGGACGGGAAAAACTGTTTTACCTGTCATGTATTATCAAACCCTCGCGACGCGGATTTTAAGACACACAACGGCACTTTCCGGGTGAATCATTACTGCCCTAATTATGCTGACGGCAATGCGAATGTAGAGTTGATGGGGAAGGTTACGGCGCGCTTAACAGAAATACTCGACGATGTTAAGCCGGATATCACCGGCTACGAAGTTTACGATTGGGCTGTGGAGGAACCTCTGGGACCGCTTTTT is a genomic window of Halarsenatibacter silvermanii containing:
- a CDS encoding HK97 gp10 family phage protein — its product is MEIDAYFEDMERQLEIFDRAVKSEEKALEKALEYIVREIVNYAKKHGPWTDRTSNLRNSLGCNIKQIGEIKSGTNVSRAISRLRAKPVIEVDGDDYIGVVSAGMEYAIHVELKSGYWVLQGALDRFAPLIEKYFSEFMHVDKLEDKGLFEQFLGD